The Macaca fascicularis isolate 582-1 chromosome 1, T2T-MFA8v1.1 genome includes a window with the following:
- the MRPL55 gene encoding large ribosomal subunit protein mL55 isoform X1 produces the protein MAAVGSLLGLLRQSTMKATEPALRHLHTSSWQADSSRASLSRVHRQAYARLYPVLLVKQDGSTIHIRYREPRRMLAMPIDLDTLSPEERRARLRKREAQLQPRKEYKQELSDDFHVEHYQQFWNRTKK, from the exons CCTGCTGAGGCAGAGCACCATGAAGGCCACCGAACCTGCACTCCGCCACCTGCACACATCCTCCTGGCAGGCCGACAGCAGCAGGGCCTCACTCAGTCGTGTGCACCGCCAAGCTTATGCACGACTCTACCCTGTACTGCTGGTGAAGCAGGATGGCTCCACCATCCACATCCGCTACAGGGAGCCGCGGCGCATGCTGGCG ATGCCCATAGATCTGGACACCTTGTCTCCTGAGGAACGCCGGGCCAGGCTGCGGAAGCGTGAGGCTCAGCTCCAGCCGAGGAAGGAGTACAAGCAAGAGCTCAGTGATGACTTTCATGTGGAGCACTACCAACAGTTCTGGAACAGGACCAAGAAGTGA
- the MRPL55 gene encoding large ribosomal subunit protein mL55 isoform X2: MKATEPALRHLHTSSWQADSSRASLSRVHRQAYARLYPVLLVKQDGSTIHIRYREPRRMLAMPIDLDTLSPEERRARLRKREAQLQPRKEYKQELSDDFHVEHYQQFWNRTKK, from the exons ATGAAGGCCACCGAACCTGCACTCCGCCACCTGCACACATCCTCCTGGCAGGCCGACAGCAGCAGGGCCTCACTCAGTCGTGTGCACCGCCAAGCTTATGCACGACTCTACCCTGTACTGCTGGTGAAGCAGGATGGCTCCACCATCCACATCCGCTACAGGGAGCCGCGGCGCATGCTGGCG ATGCCCATAGATCTGGACACCTTGTCTCCTGAGGAACGCCGGGCCAGGCTGCGGAAGCGTGAGGCTCAGCTCCAGCCGAGGAAGGAGTACAAGCAAGAGCTCAGTGATGACTTTCATGTGGAGCACTACCAACAGTTCTGGAACAGGACCAAGAAGTGA